The proteins below come from a single Kitasatospora sp. NBC_00315 genomic window:
- a CDS encoding class III extradiol dioxygenase subunit B-like domain-containing protein codes for MLVAAAVCPCPPLLVPEVAAGAAAELEPLRAACAEAVAALLAAGPELIVVVGTGPEAEVWTEGGVGSLHRYGVGRVVRLPSGGVDGPELAPALTIGAWLLEQAGAAVPTHACAVPADSPAARMAGLGEGLAGLADRVGLLVMGDGSARRSLKAPGYLDGRAEEYDGAVARALGSADLAALAGLDAGLAAELLAEGRAPWQVLAGAAEGTGLTARLTYQDAPYGVGYFVASWG; via the coding sequence ATGCTCGTAGCCGCCGCCGTCTGCCCCTGCCCGCCCCTGCTCGTGCCCGAGGTCGCCGCCGGGGCGGCCGCCGAGCTGGAGCCGCTGCGCGCGGCCTGCGCCGAGGCGGTCGCCGCCCTGCTGGCGGCCGGTCCCGAGCTGATCGTCGTGGTGGGGACCGGACCGGAGGCCGAGGTCTGGACCGAGGGCGGCGTCGGGTCGCTGCACCGCTACGGGGTCGGGCGGGTCGTCCGGCTGCCCTCGGGAGGCGTCGACGGGCCGGAGCTGGCGCCGGCCCTCACGATCGGGGCCTGGCTGCTGGAGCAGGCGGGCGCGGCCGTGCCGACGCACGCCTGCGCGGTGCCCGCCGACTCACCCGCCGCCCGGATGGCCGGGCTCGGGGAGGGCCTGGCCGGCCTCGCCGACCGGGTCGGCCTGCTGGTGATGGGCGACGGCAGCGCCCGTCGTTCGCTGAAGGCACCCGGCTATCTGGACGGGCGCGCCGAGGAGTACGACGGCGCCGTCGCGCGGGCGCTGGGCTCCGCCGACCTCGCGGCGCTGGCCGGGCTGGACGCCGGGCTGGCGGCCGAGCTGCTGGCCGAGGGCCGGGCGCCCTGGCAGGTGCTCGCCGGCGCGGCCGAGGGAACCGGGCTCACCGCCCGCCTGACCTACCAGGACGCCCCGTACGGAGTCGGGTACTTCGTCGCCTCCTGGGGCTGA
- a CDS encoding amino acid ABC transporter permease, whose translation MGIMFENGNFALFRDGFLQTIELSAISAVLAMLLGTLLAAFRVSPIPALRAFGTGWVTIFRNTPLTLLFFAVEFGLPALDVHFSHFTFAVLALGFYTASFVCEVLRSGINTVPLGQAEAARSLGMTFGQTLGLVVLPQAARTVLPPLSSVFIALPRNSAIAGAFSVDELYHVQQTLSEQGYSIFAIFFWVALAYLVISAAVNLLFRFLEKLTAVAR comes from the coding sequence ATGGGCATCATGTTCGAAAACGGCAACTTCGCGCTGTTCCGCGACGGTTTCCTGCAGACGATCGAGCTGAGCGCGATCAGCGCCGTGCTCGCCATGCTGCTGGGCACCCTGCTGGCGGCCTTCCGGGTCTCCCCGATACCGGCGCTGCGCGCCTTCGGCACCGGCTGGGTGACGATCTTCCGGAACACCCCGCTCACCCTGCTGTTCTTCGCCGTCGAGTTCGGCCTGCCGGCCCTCGACGTGCATTTCAGCCACTTCACCTTCGCCGTGCTCGCGCTCGGCTTCTACACCGCGAGCTTCGTCTGCGAGGTGCTGCGCTCCGGCATCAACACCGTCCCGCTCGGCCAGGCCGAGGCGGCCCGCAGCCTGGGGATGACTTTCGGTCAAACTCTGGGCCTGGTGGTGCTGCCGCAGGCCGCGCGGACCGTACTCCCGCCGCTGAGCAGCGTGTTCATCGCGCTGCCGAGGAACTCGGCGATCGCCGGCGCCTTCAGCGTCGACGAGCTCTACCACGTACAGCAGACCCTCTCCGAGCAGGGCTACTCGATCTTCGCGATCTTCTTCTGGGTGGCCCTGGCCTACCTGGTGATCAGCGCGGCCGTGAACCTGCTGTTCCGCTTCCTGGAGAAACTGACGGCGGTGGCCCGATGA
- a CDS encoding response regulator transcription factor, giving the protein MRLLLVEDDERVAAALVAVLSRHGFQVRHARSGHEALDALVPDGNEPYRVVLLDLGLPDRDGFEVCSRIRAGSGVPVIMVTARADIRSRIHGLNLGADDYVTKPYDMGELLARIHAVARRGAAPAAPAAATDDTAPAPGGPLESRGIRIDRERRRVSVDGRDVPLTRKEFDLLALLAQSPGVVYRREQIFSEVWRSGWEGNGRTLEVHIGSLRTKLALPGLVEAVRGVGYRLIPESPDAPQAADAPAGSVDAGAPADAPSKAEQGPAQPDDLPLTTGPEH; this is encoded by the coding sequence ATGAGACTGCTCCTCGTCGAGGACGACGAGCGCGTGGCCGCGGCACTGGTCGCGGTCCTGAGCCGGCACGGCTTCCAGGTTAGGCACGCCCGCAGCGGCCACGAGGCGCTGGACGCGCTGGTGCCCGACGGCAACGAGCCCTATCGGGTCGTGCTCCTGGACCTCGGGCTGCCCGACCGCGACGGCTTCGAGGTGTGCAGCCGGATCAGAGCCGGCAGCGGCGTCCCCGTGATCATGGTGACCGCGCGCGCCGACATCCGCTCCCGGATCCACGGGCTCAACCTCGGCGCCGACGACTACGTCACCAAGCCGTACGACATGGGCGAGCTGCTCGCCCGCATCCACGCGGTGGCCCGGCGCGGCGCCGCTCCGGCCGCTCCGGCCGCCGCCACCGACGACACCGCGCCCGCTCCCGGCGGGCCGCTGGAGTCGCGCGGCATCCGGATCGACCGCGAACGCCGCCGGGTCAGCGTGGACGGCCGGGACGTACCGCTCACCCGCAAGGAGTTCGACCTGCTGGCCCTGCTCGCGCAGAGCCCGGGCGTGGTCTACCGACGCGAGCAGATCTTCAGCGAGGTCTGGCGCAGCGGCTGGGAGGGCAACGGCCGCACGCTGGAGGTGCACATCGGTTCGCTGCGCACCAAGCTCGCGCTGCCCGGCCTGGTCGAGGCCGTCCGGGGGGTGGGGTACCGGCTGATCCCGGAGTCCCCCGACGCGCCGCAGGCCGCCGACGCACCCGCCGGGTCCGTCGACGCCGGCGCGCCCGCCGACGCCCCCTCGAAGGCCGAGCAGGGGCCCGCCCAGCCGGACGACCTGCCCCTGACGACCGGCCCGGAGCACTGA
- the miaA gene encoding tRNA (adenosine(37)-N6)-dimethylallyltransferase MiaA, with amino-acid sequence MSSSSSTPPRVVSVVGATAAGKSDLAVALARSLDGEVINTDSMQLYRGMDIGTAKLTVEERGGVPHHLLDVWDVTEAASVAEYQRLARAEIDRLLAAGRTPVLVGGSGLYVRAAIDEMEFPGTDPAVRARLESELEELGSGAMHRRLAGLDPAAAEAILPGNGRRIVRALEVIEITGLPFTANLPGNTAVYDAVQIGVALPRPELDERITLRVDRMWGAGLLEEVRELEKLGLRAGLTASRALGYQQVLDHFAGECTEDEAKAETVRATKRFARRQESWFRRDDRIHWLARPAGADPAELLQRSLELIGHQPGGRV; translated from the coding sequence GTGAGCAGCTCTTCCTCCACCCCGCCCCGTGTCGTCTCCGTGGTCGGCGCGACCGCCGCCGGCAAGTCCGACCTCGCCGTCGCACTCGCCCGCAGTCTCGACGGCGAAGTGATCAACACCGACTCGATGCAGCTCTACCGCGGCATGGACATCGGCACCGCCAAGCTCACGGTCGAGGAGCGCGGCGGCGTCCCGCACCACCTCCTCGACGTCTGGGACGTCACCGAGGCCGCCAGCGTCGCCGAGTACCAGCGCCTGGCCCGCGCCGAGATCGACCGGCTGCTCGCCGCCGGCCGCACCCCCGTCCTGGTCGGCGGCTCCGGGCTGTACGTCCGGGCGGCGATCGACGAGATGGAGTTCCCCGGCACCGACCCGGCGGTCCGCGCCCGGCTGGAGAGCGAGCTGGAGGAGCTGGGTTCGGGCGCCATGCACCGGCGGCTGGCCGGCCTCGACCCGGCCGCGGCCGAGGCGATCCTGCCCGGCAACGGCCGCCGGATCGTGCGCGCGCTGGAGGTCATCGAGATCACCGGTCTGCCGTTCACCGCCAACCTGCCGGGCAACACCGCCGTGTACGACGCCGTGCAGATCGGCGTCGCGCTGCCCCGGCCCGAGCTGGACGAGCGGATCACCCTGCGGGTCGACCGGATGTGGGGGGCGGGTCTGCTGGAGGAGGTCCGCGAACTGGAGAAACTCGGTCTGCGCGCGGGCCTGACGGCCTCCCGCGCGCTCGGCTACCAGCAGGTGCTGGACCACTTCGCCGGCGAGTGCACCGAGGACGAGGCCAAAGCGGAGACCGTCCGCGCGACCAAGCGCTTCGCCCGCCGCCAGGAGTCCTGGTTCCGCCGCGACGATCGCATCCACTGGCTGGCCCGCCCGGCGGGCGCGGACCCGGCGGAGCTGCTCCAGCGCTCGCTGGAACTGATCGGCCATCAGCCCGGAGGGCGGGTCTGA
- a CDS encoding TAXI family TRAP transporter solute-binding subunit, whose amino-acid sequence MAPSPSARLGRAARAAARSRLWRAVLAMVLVTGALGGWWMSSAGAAGYPRGATGFATGVRSGVYDRYGQLLQKEVPRAMPGVRLRLDNSQGSIDNLERVTSGSDDFAIATADSVAGYDGPGKDRLRAIARLYDDYFQLVVPAGSPVRRTADLKGLRVGVGQSLSGVNLVTRRLLASAGLDPDHDVRPSMLGVGDAADQLRAGNLDAFFWSGGLPTTALTDLSQRFPIKIVPLGDLVDGLHRMSGDGTDAYRAATIPVNTYPGTPTEPVATVAVPNLLVTRADVDTDLVQGMTRAVIDSRDRIGAEVHAAQLVDLRTAVYTDPLPLHEGAKRYYRSVKP is encoded by the coding sequence ATGGCCCCCTCCCCCAGCGCCCGTCTCGGCCGGGCCGCCCGTGCGGCGGCCCGCAGCCGGCTCTGGCGCGCCGTCCTGGCGATGGTGCTGGTGACGGGCGCGCTGGGCGGCTGGTGGATGTCCTCGGCCGGCGCCGCCGGCTATCCCAGGGGGGCGACGGGCTTCGCGACCGGTGTCCGGAGCGGGGTCTACGACCGGTACGGCCAGCTGCTGCAGAAGGAGGTCCCCCGGGCGATGCCCGGTGTGCGGCTGCGCCTGGACAACTCGCAGGGCTCCATCGACAACCTGGAGCGGGTCACCTCCGGCAGCGACGACTTCGCGATAGCGACCGCCGACTCCGTCGCCGGGTACGACGGTCCGGGCAAGGACCGGCTGCGCGCGATCGCCCGGCTCTACGACGACTACTTCCAGCTGGTCGTGCCGGCCGGCTCCCCGGTCAGGCGCACGGCCGACCTCAAGGGGCTGCGGGTCGGCGTCGGCCAGTCGCTGTCCGGGGTGAACCTGGTGACCAGGCGGCTGCTGGCCTCGGCCGGACTCGACCCGGACCACGACGTGAGACCGTCGATGCTGGGGGTCGGCGACGCCGCCGACCAGCTGCGGGCGGGCAACCTCGACGCGTTCTTCTGGTCCGGGGGGCTGCCCACCACCGCGCTGACCGACCTCTCCCAGCGCTTCCCGATCAAGATCGTGCCGCTCGGCGACCTGGTGGACGGCCTGCACCGGATGAGCGGCGACGGCACCGACGCCTACCGGGCGGCGACCATTCCCGTGAACACCTACCCGGGGACGCCGACCGAGCCGGTGGCCACGGTCGCGGTGCCGAACCTGCTGGTCACCCGGGCCGACGTGGACACCGATCTGGTGCAGGGCATGACCCGCGCGGTGATCGACAGCCGGGACCGGATCGGCGCCGAGGTGCACGCCGCCCAGCTGGTGGACCTGCGGACCGCCGTGTACACCGACCCGCTCCCGCTCCACGAGGGCGCCAAGCGCTACTACCGCTCGGTCAAACCCTGA
- a CDS encoding sensor histidine kinase, producing the protein MRTRLLGILLSLMACVLAALGLPLAGAVAAAEQSKVVVDRLDDAARFAQDLPDSAPSAAVAQNGAAATDGATSAQALPDNSRRNALRTEVARYHELYGAWIGLFARDGSPIAVAPADWHVPATGWDDQAFHEALDGRRSHNPPQVWPWTPDRTLAVAAPVVRDGDVVAVVLIESPTGPLRERMMRGWFVIAGGEAVAMIVAVLLAIRLTEWVLRPVRTLDRATHDIATGRMNARVAPGGGPPELQRLAGSFNEMADHVVLALDQQKAFVADASHQLRNPLAALMLRVELLGLELPDGREEELGAVREEGVRLARVLDDLLGLATAEHARPEPEPTDLAALGLARIDAWRPVAEQRGVELAWDGPPLALGMADPIGFGSALDAVLDNALKFSPPGGRVRVLVAVRRKEVAVTVSDAGPGLTEEELARVGDRFWRSPRHQNVDGSGLGLSIARTLLLAGGGELSFDPVEPSGLAVTLAVPLSGRRAR; encoded by the coding sequence GTGCGCACCCGCCTCCTGGGCATCCTGCTCTCCCTGATGGCCTGCGTGCTGGCCGCCCTCGGGCTGCCGCTGGCCGGCGCCGTCGCGGCGGCCGAGCAGAGCAAGGTGGTGGTCGACCGGCTGGACGACGCCGCCCGCTTCGCCCAGGACCTGCCCGACTCGGCGCCGTCCGCCGCAGTGGCGCAGAACGGCGCGGCCGCGACGGACGGCGCCACGAGCGCGCAGGCCCTGCCCGACAACAGCCGCCGCAACGCGCTGCGCACCGAGGTCGCCCGCTACCACGAGCTGTACGGCGCGTGGATCGGCCTCTTCGCCCGGGACGGCAGTCCGATCGCCGTCGCACCCGCCGACTGGCACGTCCCCGCCACCGGCTGGGACGACCAGGCGTTCCACGAGGCGCTGGACGGGCGCCGCAGCCACAACCCGCCCCAGGTCTGGCCGTGGACCCCGGACCGCACACTCGCGGTCGCCGCGCCGGTGGTCCGGGACGGCGACGTGGTCGCGGTGGTGCTCATCGAGTCCCCCACCGGTCCGCTGCGGGAGCGGATGATGCGCGGCTGGTTCGTCATCGCGGGGGGCGAGGCGGTCGCGATGATCGTCGCCGTCCTGCTGGCGATCCGGCTCACCGAGTGGGTGCTGCGCCCGGTGCGCACCCTGGACCGGGCGACCCACGACATCGCCACCGGCCGGATGAACGCCCGGGTCGCGCCCGGTGGCGGACCGCCCGAGCTGCAGCGCCTGGCCGGCTCGTTCAACGAGATGGCCGACCACGTGGTGCTCGCGCTGGACCAGCAGAAGGCCTTCGTGGCGGACGCCTCGCACCAGCTGCGCAACCCGCTGGCGGCCCTGATGCTGCGGGTCGAGCTGCTCGGCCTCGAACTGCCGGACGGGCGGGAGGAGGAGCTGGGCGCGGTCCGCGAGGAGGGCGTCCGGCTCGCCCGGGTGCTGGACGACCTGCTGGGGCTGGCCACCGCCGAGCACGCCCGCCCCGAGCCCGAGCCGACCGACCTGGCCGCGCTGGGACTGGCCCGGATCGACGCCTGGCGCCCGGTCGCCGAGCAGCGCGGCGTCGAGCTCGCCTGGGACGGGCCGCCGCTGGCCCTGGGCATGGCCGATCCGATCGGGTTCGGGAGCGCGCTGGACGCGGTGCTGGACAACGCGCTGAAGTTCTCCCCGCCCGGCGGCCGGGTGCGGGTGCTGGTCGCCGTGCGCCGCAAGGAGGTCGCGGTCACCGTCTCCGACGCGGGGCCCGGCCTCACCGAGGAGGAACTGGCCCGGGTCGGTGACCGGTTCTGGCGCAGTCCGCGCCACCAGAACGTGGACGGCTCGGGGCTCGGGCTGTCGATCGCCCGGACACTGCTGCTGGCGGGCGGCGGCGAGCTCTCGTTCGACCCGGTCGAGCCGAGCGGGCTGGCCGTGACGCTGGCCGTGCCGCTCAGCGGACGGCGCGCCCGCTGA
- a CDS encoding amino acid ABC transporter ATP-binding protein, whose protein sequence is MTESTGTDSIAAAGPLVVLDGVNKHFGALHVLQDINLEIAQGEVVVLIGPSGSGKSTLCRTINRLETVDSGSITIDGRPLPAEGKELARLRADVGMVFQSFNLFAHKTVLENVVLGQVKVRRLPRDEAVATARTLLDRVGVGAQADKYPAQLSGGQQQRVAIARALAMNPKVMLFDEPTSALDPEMINEVLEVMRRLAADGMTMVVVTHEMGFARSAANRVLFMADGRIVEESSPEAFFTAPRSDRAKDFLSKILHH, encoded by the coding sequence ATGACCGAGAGCACCGGCACCGACTCGATCGCCGCCGCCGGCCCGCTGGTGGTGCTGGACGGGGTCAACAAGCACTTCGGCGCCCTGCACGTGCTCCAAGACATCAACCTGGAGATCGCCCAGGGCGAGGTGGTGGTCCTGATCGGGCCCTCCGGCTCGGGCAAGTCCACGCTCTGCCGCACCATCAACCGTCTGGAGACGGTGGACTCCGGCTCGATCACGATCGACGGCCGCCCGCTGCCCGCCGAGGGCAAGGAGCTGGCCCGGCTGCGCGCGGACGTCGGGATGGTGTTCCAGAGCTTCAATCTCTTCGCGCACAAGACGGTGCTGGAGAACGTGGTGCTCGGCCAGGTCAAGGTGCGCCGGCTGCCCCGGGACGAGGCCGTCGCCACCGCCCGGACCCTGCTGGACCGGGTCGGGGTGGGCGCGCAGGCCGACAAGTACCCGGCGCAGCTCTCCGGCGGCCAGCAGCAGCGCGTGGCTATCGCCCGCGCCCTCGCGATGAACCCCAAGGTCATGCTCTTCGACGAGCCCACCTCGGCCCTCGACCCCGAGATGATCAACGAGGTGCTGGAGGTCATGCGGCGGCTCGCCGCCGACGGCATGACGATGGTCGTGGTCACCCATGAGATGGGTTTCGCGCGGTCCGCCGCCAACCGCGTGCTGTTCATGGCCGACGGCCGGATCGTCGAGGAGAGCAGCCCCGAGGCCTTCTTCACCGCCCCGCGCAGCGACCGCGCGAAGGACTTCCTTTCCAAGATCCTGCACCACTGA
- the miaB gene encoding tRNA (N6-isopentenyl adenosine(37)-C2)-methylthiotransferase MiaB has protein sequence MSGDSGSKSYKVVTYGCQMNVHDSERLSGLLEDAGYVKATPAESDPDLVVFNTCAVRENADNKLYGNLGQLAPAKTRHKGMQIAVGGCLAQKDRDTIVRKAPWVDVVFGTHNIGHLPALLERARVEQQAQVEILESLETFPSTLPTRRESAYAAWVAISVGCNNTCTFCIVPALRGKEEDRRPGDVLAEIEALVDEGVIEVTLLGQNVNAYGSDLGDREAFSKLLRAAGRIEGLERIRFTSPHPRDFTDDVIAAMAETPNVMHQLHMPLQSGSDTVLKAMRRSYRQDRFLGIIHKVREAMPDAAISTDIIVGFPGETEEDFEQTLHVVREARFANAFTFQYSKRPGTPAAEMADQIPKAVVQERYNRLIALQEEISWGENKKQVGRTLEVLVAEGEGKKDDRTDRLSGRAPDNRLVHFTRPAGPVRPGDVVTVEITYAAPHHLLAEGPTTAVRRTRAGDAWEKRQAAPAARPAGVMLGLPGIGAPAPAPAAPAGACCGD, from the coding sequence GTGAGCGGTGACAGCGGATCGAAGAGCTACAAGGTCGTCACGTACGGCTGCCAGATGAACGTCCACGACTCCGAGCGCCTGTCCGGGCTGCTGGAGGACGCGGGATACGTCAAGGCCACCCCGGCGGAGAGTGATCCCGACCTGGTGGTCTTCAACACCTGCGCGGTGCGCGAGAACGCCGACAACAAGCTGTACGGCAACCTCGGCCAGCTGGCGCCCGCGAAGACCCGCCACAAGGGCATGCAGATCGCGGTCGGCGGCTGTCTCGCGCAGAAGGACCGCGACACCATCGTGCGCAAGGCGCCCTGGGTCGACGTGGTCTTCGGCACCCACAACATCGGCCACCTGCCCGCGCTGCTGGAGCGGGCCCGGGTCGAGCAGCAGGCCCAGGTGGAGATCCTGGAGTCGCTGGAGACCTTCCCCTCCACCCTGCCGACCCGGCGCGAGTCCGCGTACGCCGCGTGGGTCGCCATCTCGGTGGGCTGCAACAACACCTGCACCTTCTGCATCGTCCCCGCGCTGCGCGGCAAGGAGGAGGACCGCCGCCCCGGCGACGTCCTCGCCGAGATCGAGGCGCTGGTGGACGAGGGCGTCATCGAGGTCACCCTGCTCGGCCAGAACGTCAACGCCTACGGCTCCGACCTCGGCGACCGTGAGGCCTTCTCCAAGCTGCTGCGGGCCGCCGGCCGGATCGAGGGCCTGGAGCGGATCCGCTTCACCTCGCCGCACCCCCGTGACTTCACCGACGACGTGATCGCCGCGATGGCCGAGACCCCGAACGTGATGCACCAGCTGCACATGCCGCTGCAGTCCGGTTCGGACACCGTGCTGAAGGCGATGCGCCGCTCGTACCGCCAGGATCGGTTCCTCGGGATCATCCACAAGGTGCGCGAGGCGATGCCGGACGCCGCCATCTCCACCGACATCATCGTGGGGTTCCCCGGCGAGACCGAGGAGGACTTCGAGCAGACCCTGCACGTCGTCCGCGAGGCCCGGTTCGCCAACGCCTTCACCTTCCAGTACTCCAAGCGCCCCGGGACCCCGGCCGCCGAGATGGCGGACCAGATCCCGAAGGCCGTGGTGCAGGAGCGCTACAACCGGCTGATCGCCCTCCAGGAGGAGATCTCCTGGGGCGAGAACAAGAAGCAGGTCGGCCGCACCCTGGAGGTGCTGGTGGCCGAGGGCGAGGGGAAGAAGGACGACCGCACCGACCGGCTCTCCGGCCGGGCGCCCGACAACCGCCTGGTGCACTTCACCCGGCCCGCCGGTCCGGTCCGGCCGGGCGACGTGGTCACGGTCGAGATCACCTACGCCGCGCCGCACCACCTGCTCGCCGAGGGCCCGACCACCGCGGTCCGCCGCACCCGGGCGGGCGACGCCTGGGAGAAGCGGCAGGCCGCACCGGCCGCCAGGCCGGCCGGCGTCATGCTGGGCCTGCCCGGCATCGGGGCGCCCGCGCCGGCCCCGGCCGCCCCGGCGGGCGCCTGCTGCGGCGACTGA
- a CDS encoding antitoxin, with protein MGMMDNLKGKAEELKEKASELAGKHNEQIDHVVDKAGGAIDKATKGKYSGKIEHGATRAKGAVEDFAHKPADPAGGAGTDTGTGPSV; from the coding sequence ATGGGCATGATGGACAACCTCAAGGGCAAGGCCGAGGAGCTCAAGGAGAAGGCGAGCGAGCTGGCGGGCAAGCACAACGAGCAGATCGACCACGTGGTGGACAAGGCCGGCGGAGCCATCGACAAGGCCACCAAGGGCAAGTACAGCGGGAAGATCGAGCACGGCGCCACCAGGGCCAAGGGCGCGGTGGAGGACTTCGCCCACAAGCCCGCGGACCCGGCCGGCGGCGCCGGTACCGACACCGGCACCGGTCCTTCCGTCTGA
- a CDS encoding amino acid ABC transporter permease: MSSLFTRSGSASVLYDAPGPRARIRYRVFGVLSLLGIAALLWYAYDSLASNGQFDGGLWDLFQYTAIQQRILDGVLSTLKAFGLAALFSLTLGALLAAGRLSDHRPLRWAATAFVQFFRAMPLLILIVALYYAFFAKNPMWALVLGLTLYNGSVQAEIIRSGVNALPRGQSEAAFALGMRKSQVMTSILVPQAVRSMLPAMIGQMVVTLKDTSLGYVITYGELLYVGKQIAAQPLNSAGFPYIPVVLVMAPIYILMCLLLTALARWIEARGRRGANRRTPAAA, encoded by the coding sequence ATGAGCAGCCTCTTCACCCGTTCCGGCTCGGCGAGCGTCCTCTACGACGCCCCGGGGCCGCGCGCCCGGATCCGCTACCGGGTGTTCGGCGTGCTCTCGCTGCTCGGCATCGCCGCGCTGCTCTGGTACGCCTACGACAGCCTGGCGAGCAACGGCCAGTTCGACGGCGGCCTGTGGGACCTCTTCCAGTACACCGCCATCCAGCAGCGGATCCTCGACGGCGTCCTGAGCACGCTCAAGGCCTTCGGCCTGGCCGCGCTGTTCTCGCTCACGCTCGGGGCGCTGCTCGCGGCCGGCCGCCTCTCCGACCACCGGCCGCTGCGCTGGGCCGCCACCGCGTTCGTCCAGTTCTTCCGGGCGATGCCGCTGCTGATCCTGATCGTCGCGCTGTACTACGCGTTCTTCGCCAAGAACCCGATGTGGGCGCTGGTGCTCGGGCTCACCCTCTACAACGGCTCCGTCCAGGCCGAGATCATCCGCTCGGGCGTGAACGCGCTGCCACGCGGCCAGAGCGAGGCCGCCTTCGCCCTCGGTATGCGCAAGAGCCAGGTCATGACGAGCATCCTGGTGCCGCAGGCGGTCCGCTCGATGCTCCCGGCGATGATCGGCCAGATGGTGGTGACCCTCAAGGACACCTCGCTCGGCTACGTCATCACCTACGGCGAGCTGCTGTACGTCGGCAAGCAGATCGCCGCCCAGCCGCTCAACTCGGCGGGCTTCCCGTACATCCCGGTGGTCCTGGTGATGGCACCGATCTACATCCTGATGTGCCTGCTGCTGACCGCGCTCGCCCGCTGGATCGAGGCGCGCGGACGTCGCGGCGCGAACCGGCGCACACCGGCCGCTGCTTGA
- a CDS encoding glutamate ABC transporter substrate-binding protein, producing the protein MRTRRIIAAALCAVALTATTAACGKSGSPSDSAATAGAPQLPTYQVKSDVKLDGSKTFAEAKKRGKLIIGAKADQPFLGFEDLTTNTRNGFDIEVAKMVAADLGFSPDQIQWQTLVSSQREPAIANGQIDYYVGTYSINDERKKQVSFAGPYYIAGQDLLVAKDNTSITGPESTKDKNVCTATGSTSIKNIEKYGPKITQYDGYSACVEKLLSGEVDAVTTDDAILKGFASKYAGKLKVVGKPFTTENYGVGLNKDDKALRDAISDALKAHQDNGDWKKAYDATLGLSGSPTPAIPPLVRY; encoded by the coding sequence ATGAGGACTCGTCGCATCATCGCCGCCGCGCTCTGTGCCGTCGCACTCACCGCCACCACCGCCGCCTGCGGCAAGAGCGGCTCACCGAGCGACAGCGCCGCCACCGCCGGCGCCCCGCAGCTGCCGACGTACCAGGTGAAGTCGGACGTCAAGCTGGACGGCTCGAAGACCTTCGCCGAGGCCAAGAAGCGCGGCAAGCTGATCATCGGCGCCAAGGCCGACCAGCCCTTCCTCGGCTTCGAGGACCTCACCACCAACACCCGCAACGGCTTCGACATCGAGGTCGCCAAGATGGTCGCCGCCGACCTCGGCTTCTCGCCCGACCAGATCCAGTGGCAGACGCTGGTCTCCTCGCAGCGCGAGCCGGCCATCGCGAACGGCCAGATCGACTACTACGTCGGCACCTACAGCATCAACGACGAGCGCAAGAAGCAGGTCTCCTTCGCCGGGCCGTACTACATCGCCGGCCAGGACCTGCTGGTGGCCAAGGACAACACCTCCATCACCGGCCCGGAGTCCACCAAGGACAAGAACGTCTGCACCGCGACCGGCTCCACCTCGATCAAGAACATCGAGAAGTACGGCCCGAAGATCACCCAGTACGACGGCTACTCGGCGTGCGTGGAGAAGCTGCTCTCCGGCGAGGTCGACGCCGTCACCACCGACGACGCGATCCTCAAGGGCTTCGCGTCCAAGTACGCCGGCAAGCTCAAGGTCGTCGGCAAGCCGTTCACCACGGAGAACTACGGCGTCGGCCTGAACAAGGACGACAAGGCGCTGCGGGACGCGATCAGCGACGCGCTCAAGGCCCACCAGGACAACGGGGACTGGAAGAAGGCGTACGACGCCACCCTCGGCCTGTCCGGCTCCCCCACGCCCGCGATCCCGCCGCTGGTCCGCTACTGA